One bacterium genomic region harbors:
- a CDS encoding metal ABC transporter ATP-binding protein, which yields MQTTHAPIEVHDVTVAYDRKPVLWNVDLTIPQGKLVGVLGPNGAGKSTLLNAIMGLLPLASGNVRIWNEPLEKQRGRIAYVPQRESVDWDFPTNALDVVLMGRYGRLGLFRRPGKADRDIAMQCLEKVGMHGFASRQISQLSGGQQQRVFIARALAQDADIYLMDEPLAGVDATTERAIIDLLRELKSQGKTVVAVHHDLQTVTEYFDWLVLLNLRLVAAGPTSEVFTTERLAQTYGGRLKILADVADLVQQNSPLKALKHPA from the coding sequence ATGCAGACGACACACGCACCGATAGAAGTGCACGATGTGACGGTGGCCTATGACCGCAAGCCCGTGCTGTGGAATGTGGATTTGACGATTCCGCAGGGCAAGCTGGTGGGCGTGCTGGGACCTAACGGCGCGGGAAAGTCAACTCTGCTCAATGCCATCATGGGGCTGCTGCCGCTGGCCAGTGGAAATGTGCGCATCTGGAATGAACCGCTGGAGAAGCAACGCGGTCGTATCGCCTATGTGCCCCAGCGCGAATCCGTGGATTGGGATTTCCCGACCAATGCACTCGATGTCGTGCTCATGGGACGCTACGGCAGGCTGGGGTTGTTTCGCAGACCGGGCAAGGCCGACCGCGACATTGCGATGCAATGTTTGGAAAAGGTGGGCATGCACGGCTTTGCGTCACGTCAGATTTCGCAGCTCTCCGGCGGACAGCAGCAGCGGGTGTTCATCGCCCGTGCGCTGGCACAGGACGCCGACATCTATTTAATGGACGAACCTCTTGCGGGAGTGGATGCGACGACCGAACGCGCCATTATTGACTTGCTGCGCGAACTGAAATCTCAGGGCAAAACCGTTGTGGCGGTGCATCACGATTTGCAAACGGTGACTGAGTATTTCGATTGGCTTGTGCTGCTGAATTTGCGGTTAGTCGCGGCCGGACCGACAAGCGAAGTCTTTACAACCGAGCGTCTCGCGCAAACCTACGGCGGCAGATTGAAGATACTCGCCGA